In Jannaschia sp. W003, the genomic stretch GCTCTACGCCTCGACCGGCTTCGGCGAGCTTCACGCGCTGGACGCCGCCACGGGGCGCACTCGCTGGGTGCAGCGCCTCGACGCGCCGATCACCACGCCCAAGCCAGTGGGCGGCACGGTGTTCGTGACCAGCCGCGACAGCCGCGCCTGGGCCATCGACGCCGGCGACGGGCGCGTGCGCTGGGAGACCCAGGGCATCCCCGCGGGCTCGGTCACCACGGCGGCCCCGGCGCCGGCGCTCGACGGTCGCCTCGCGGTGTTCCCCTTCGGGTCGGGACAGCTCGTGGCCGCGCTGCAGGATTCGGGCCTGCGCCTGTGGGATTCGGCGGTGATCGGGCAGCGCAGCGGCGTGGCCTACGGCGACATCGGCGACATCACCGGCGACCCCGTGATCCGCGGCGGCCGCGTCTTCGCGGGCACCACTGCGGGGCGCACCGTGGCGCTGGACCTCGGCACGGGCGAGCGGCTGTGGACCGCGCTCGAGGGCGCGGTCAGCCCGCTCGCCGCCGTGGGTGGTGCGCTGTTCCAGGTCACCGACAGGGGCCAGCTGATCCGCCTCGACGCCGCCACGGGCGACGTGACTTGGCGGGCCGACCTGCCGTTCTACAAGGACGCGCGCGCGGCCAAGCGCGAGGGCATCTTCGCCCACTACGGCCCGGTGTTGGCCGGCGGGCGCCTCTGGGTCGCGTCTTCGGACGGGGCGCTGCGGGGCTTCGACCCGGTGTCGGGCGCGCTGCGCACGGCGTTGCCGGTGCCCGGCGGCGCGGCGTCGCGGCCCATCGCCTTCGGCGACGCGCTCTACGTCGTGGGACGCGAGGGACAGCTTCACGCCTTCCGCTAAGTGCGCTAGGGGGCGCCTCTGATCTCGGAGGCCGCCCCCATGTTCACGCTCGCCATCGTCGGCCGCCCCAACGTCGGCAAGTCCACGCTGTTCAACCGCCTCGTCGGCAAGCGGCTCGCCCTGGTCGACGACCAGCCCGGCGTGACCCGCGACCTGCGCGAGGCGCCCGCGCGCCTCGGCGACCTGCGCTTCACGGTGGTCGACACCGCTGGCCTCGAGGACGCGACCGACGACAGCCTCCAGGGCCGGATGCGTCGCCTGACCGAGCGGGCGGTGGACACCACCGACGCCGCCCTGTTCCTCGTAGACGCCCGCGCGGGCCTCACCCCGGTGGACCGCGACTTCGCCGAGCTCCTCCACCGTCGCGGCCGCACCGTTCTGCTGGCCGCCAACAAGGCCGAAGGGCAGGCAGGCGAGTCCGGGCTGATCGAGGCGTGGGAGCTGGGCCTCGGCGAGCCGCTGCGCCTCTCGGCAGAGCATGGCGAGGGCATGGCCGAGCTCGCCGCCGCCCTCCGCCCCCTCATCGACGGCCACGTGGACGACGAGGCCGAGGCGGGGGTGGAGATCGTCGAAGGCGAGGACGTCGAGGACTGGCGCCCGACCCGCAAGCGCCCCCTCCAGGTCGCCGTGGTGGGCCGGCCCAACGCTGGCAAGTCCACGCTCATCAACCGCATCGTCGGCGAGGACCGCCTGCTGACCGGCCCCGAGGCCGGCATCACCCGCGATTCCATCGCGCTGAACTTCGACTGGGACGGCGTGCCGATGCGCCTGTTCGACACGGCCGGCATGCGGCGCAAGGCGAAGGTGCAGGAGAAGCTGGAGAAGCTCTCGGTTTCGGACGGCCTGCGCGCGGTGAAGTTCGCTGAGGTGGTGGTCGTGCTGCTGGACGCGGCCATTCCCTTCGAGAGCCAGGACCTGCGCATCGCCGACCTCGCCTCGCGCGAGGGGCGCGCGGTGGTGGTGGCCGTCAACAAGTGGGACCTGGAGGAGGACCGGCAGGAGAAGCTGGCCGGCCTGAAGGAGGCGTTCGAGCGCCTCCTGCCTCAGCTTCGCGGCGCGCCGCTGGTCACGGTCTCGGCCAAGACGGGGCGGGGGCTGGACCGGCTGCAGCGCGCGGTGGTCAAGGCGCACGAAGTCTGGAACCGGCGCGTGCCCACGGCCGCGCTGAACCGCTGGCTCGGCGACGTGGTGTCCGCGCACCCGCCGCCGGCGCCGGGGGGGCGCCGCATCAAGCTGCGCTACATGACCCAGGCCAAGACCCGGCCGCCGGGCTTCGTGGCGATGTGCTCGCATCCCGACGCGGTGCCCGAGGCCTACAAGCGCTACCTTGTGAACGGCCTGCGCGAGGACTTCGACATGCCCGGCACGCCGATCCGCCTCTACCTGCGCGGGCAGGGCGACGCGAACCCGTGGAAGAACCGCAAGAAGGCGCCGCCGTCGAAGCTGCGAAAGCACTTGGAGGGGCGGCGGGACTGAACCAATCGCGGCGAATGCGGGCGGAAGGTCATCGTCCCGCCCCAAGCCGCGCCCGCCGCGGACGCGCGCGGCAGCGAATCCCGAGGGGTCACCAAGCAGGAGCGACCTTGATGGAATGGAGCACCGAAGGCTGCCTCGCGCGGTTCGTGCGAGACGAGGCAGGCGCCGTCACGGTGGACTGGGTGGTGCTGACCGCCGCGCTGGTCGGCCTCGGCCTCGCCGTGATGGGCGTCGTCTCGAGCGGCGTCGAGGCCGCGGCGACGCGGATCACCACCCACCTGAGCACCGATCACACCACGCCCCCGTTCTAGGGCGCGGCAAGGCGGGCGGGGCCGGTGCCCCGCCCGCCCGCGATCACGCGTTGGCTTCGCGGATCTTGTCGGCGGCGTCCTTGTCGAAGGCGACGCCCTTGGCTTCGAGCATGGCGTCCAGCTCGCCCGACAGCGTCATCTCGGTGATGATGTCGCAGCCGCCCACGAACTCGCCCTTCACGTAGAGCTGGGGGATCGTGGGCCAGTCCGAGTAGTCCTTGATGCCCTGGCGGATCGCGTCGTCCGCCAGCACGTTCACGTCCGCGTAGTCCACGCCCATGTAGTTGAGCACCCCGGCCACCTTGGCCGAGAAGCCGCACTGGGGCATCGCCTTGGTGCCCTTCATGAACAGCACAACGTCGCTGCCCTTCACGGTCTGTTCGATGCGCTGGTTCGCGTCGTCGCTCATGTCCGGTCCTTTCTGGGCACGAAGGCCCTCGCGTATTCCTGCGGGTCCCGCGGGACGCGCGTGGTCTGGTCGGAGCCGCCGCCGACGCCCGAGAAGTACTCGCTGCGCAGCTCGGTGTAGCCCGCGCCGGGATCGACGCCGCGGGGGCGCTCGCCGTCCTCGGCGCGCATGATCCACCAGGCCCGCACGACGAGCACCAGGAGGATCGCCCCCCCGAGCATGGCGGCGAGCCAGCTCACGCCGGCGCCCGGGTCGTCAGGGCAAGGGCGTGCAGCTCGCCTGCGGGGCCGTCCATCTTGCCCTTCAGGGCCGCGTAGACGGCACGCTGCTGCGCCACGCGGGACTGGCCGCGGAAGCTCTCGTCGACCACCTCGGCGGCGTAGTGGTTGCCGTCCCCGGCGAGGTCCGTGATCGTCACCTTTGCCTCGGGAAAGGCCGCGCGGATCAGGTCCTCGATCTCGTGGGCCTTCATGGCCATGTCGCGTCTCCTCGTGAGTGTGACGCAGAGGTATGTGCGCCCGGCGGCGGGGGCAAGCGGGTCACTCGGCGGCGGTGGCGGCCTCGCGCGCGCGCTCTGCCTCGATGGCCTCGGCACGGCGCTCCACCTGCTCGACGATGTGATCGACCATCGCGTCGTTGCCGAGTTTGTGGCTCTGCTTGCCGGCCAGATACACCATGCCCGCGCCGTTGCCGCCGCCGGTGAAGCCCACGTCGGTCATCAGCGCCTCTCCGGGGCCGTTCACCACGCAGCCGATGATCGACAGCGACATCGGCGTCTTGATGTGCTCCAGCCGCCGCTCCAGCGTCTCCACGGTCTTGATCACGTCGAAGCCCTGACGCGCGCAGGAGGGGCAGGAGATGATGTTCACGCCCCGGTGGCGCAGGCCCAGCGACTTGAGGATCTCGAAGCCGACCTTCACCTCCTCGACCGGATCGGCCGACAGCGAGACGCGGATCGTGTCTCCGATCCCCATCCACAGGAGGTTGCCGAGTCCGATCGCGGACTTGATGGTGCCCGAGGTCAGGCCGCCCGCCTCGGTGATGCCGAGGTGGATCGGGGCATCCGTGGCCTCGGCCAGCCCCTGATAGGCTGCGGCGGCCATGAATACGTCGGACGCCTTGCAGGAGATCTTGTACTCCCGGAAGTCGTTGTCCTCGAGGATGCGGATGTGGTCGAGCCCGCTCTCGATCATCGCATCGGGGCAGGGCTCGCCGTACTTCTCCAGGAGGTGACGCTCCAGGGAGCCGGCGTTCACGCCGATGCGGATCGAGCAGCCGTGGTCGCGCGCAGCCTGTATAACCTCGCGCACGCGGTCCGCGCTGCCGATGTTGCCGGGGTTGATCCGCAGGCAGGCCGCGCCCGCCTCGGCGGCCTCGATGCCGCGGCGGTAGTGGAAGTGGATGTCGGCCACGATGGGCACGGGGCTTTCCGCCACGATCTCGCGCAGCGCCTTCGAGGACGCCTCGTCGGGCACCGACACCCGCACGATGTCGGCGCCGGCCTCGGCGCAGCGCTGCACCTGCCCCACGGTCGCCTTCACGTCCGTGGTGAGCGTGTTCGTCATGGTCTGCACGGAGATGGGCGCGTCGCCGCCCACGGGCACGCCGCCCACCATGATCCGGCGGGACGGGCGGCGGTCGATCTGCCGCCAGGGGCGGATGGCATGGAGCGACATGGGGCGGGCCTCCTCGGGGGGCTAGCTAGGGGCGGCGAGGGGACGGCGCAACCGGGGTCCGGACGTGCGAAGCCCCGGCACGGGGGCCGGGGCGTTCTGGATCGTGCGCCGTGGCGGCGCTATTCGGCGGGCGCGGCTCCGGGCAG encodes the following:
- a CDS encoding PQQ-binding-like beta-propeller repeat protein: MRAGAAAALILAAGACAEREPILPGAREAVVPEAGLAVLAVAASDTEGAAPLALPAPQRLAAWPLRVFDARNDPPHASLAAAPALRWSAAVGEGDSRRQIITADPVSDGGRLFAMDARARVTAVSTGGAAIWSRDLVPGWDRASDASGGGLAVVGGTLYASTGFGELHALDAATGRTRWVQRLDAPITTPKPVGGTVFVTSRDSRAWAIDAGDGRVRWETQGIPAGSVTTAAPAPALDGRLAVFPFGSGQLVAALQDSGLRLWDSAVIGQRSGVAYGDIGDITGDPVIRGGRVFAGTTAGRTVALDLGTGERLWTALEGAVSPLAAVGGALFQVTDRGQLIRLDAATGDVTWRADLPFYKDARAAKREGIFAHYGPVLAGGRLWVASSDGALRGFDPVSGALRTALPVPGGAASRPIAFGDALYVVGREGQLHAFR
- the der gene encoding ribosome biogenesis GTPase Der, whose amino-acid sequence is MFTLAIVGRPNVGKSTLFNRLVGKRLALVDDQPGVTRDLREAPARLGDLRFTVVDTAGLEDATDDSLQGRMRRLTERAVDTTDAALFLVDARAGLTPVDRDFAELLHRRGRTVLLAANKAEGQAGESGLIEAWELGLGEPLRLSAEHGEGMAELAAALRPLIDGHVDDEAEAGVEIVEGEDVEDWRPTRKRPLQVAVVGRPNAGKSTLINRIVGEDRLLTGPEAGITRDSIALNFDWDGVPMRLFDTAGMRRKAKVQEKLEKLSVSDGLRAVKFAEVVVVLLDAAIPFESQDLRIADLASREGRAVVVAVNKWDLEEDRQEKLAGLKEAFERLLPQLRGAPLVTVSAKTGRGLDRLQRAVVKAHEVWNRRVPTAALNRWLGDVVSAHPPPAPGGRRIKLRYMTQAKTRPPGFVAMCSHPDAVPEAYKRYLVNGLREDFDMPGTPIRLYLRGQGDANPWKNRKKAPPSKLRKHLEGRRD
- a CDS encoding Flp family type IVb pilin, with protein sequence MEWSTEGCLARFVRDEAGAVTVDWVVLTAALVGLGLAVMGVVSSGVEAAATRITTHLSTDHTTPPF
- the grxD gene encoding Grx4 family monothiol glutaredoxin, with amino-acid sequence MSDDANQRIEQTVKGSDVVLFMKGTKAMPQCGFSAKVAGVLNYMGVDYADVNVLADDAIRQGIKDYSDWPTIPQLYVKGEFVGGCDIITEMTLSGELDAMLEAKGVAFDKDAADKIREANA
- a CDS encoding BolA family transcriptional regulator, with the translated sequence MAMKAHEIEDLIRAAFPEAKVTITDLAGDGNHYAAEVVDESFRGQSRVAQQRAVYAALKGKMDGPAGELHALALTTRAPA
- the ispG gene encoding flavodoxin-dependent (E)-4-hydroxy-3-methylbut-2-enyl-diphosphate synthase → MSLHAIRPWRQIDRRPSRRIMVGGVPVGGDAPISVQTMTNTLTTDVKATVGQVQRCAEAGADIVRVSVPDEASSKALREIVAESPVPIVADIHFHYRRGIEAAEAGAACLRINPGNIGSADRVREVIQAARDHGCSIRIGVNAGSLERHLLEKYGEPCPDAMIESGLDHIRILEDNDFREYKISCKASDVFMAAAAYQGLAEATDAPIHLGITEAGGLTSGTIKSAIGLGNLLWMGIGDTIRVSLSADPVEEVKVGFEILKSLGLRHRGVNIISCPSCARQGFDVIKTVETLERRLEHIKTPMSLSIIGCVVNGPGEALMTDVGFTGGGNGAGMVYLAGKQSHKLGNDAMVDHIVEQVERRAEAIEAERAREAATAAE